Part of the Stackebrandtia endophytica genome is shown below.
CGCGGTCGCGGTCGCGCTCCTCGGCCTGATACCGCAGGTCGGTGCCTTCGCCGGGGCGACGATCGGCATAGTCGCCGCCTTGTCAGTCGGCGTCACCATCGCCATACTCACCCTGGCGTTCTTCGTCGTCTATCAGCTGGTCGAGAACTACTGGTATGCGCCTAAAGTGTTCTCCAAGGCGACGACGTTGTCGCCTCTCATGGCGTTCATCGCGGCGCTGCTCGGCGGAGCGTCGTTCGGTTTGGTCGGGGCGGTCGCCGCGCTGCCCATCGCGGCGGCAGGCAAGGTCGTCGTCAGTCATCTCCTGGCCGAACGAGTGGCAAGCGGGACGATCGCCACCCACCGGGAGGGGATACAAGACGAACAAGCCCTCAGTCCCCCCACCAAGAAACCGGATTAGCCTGCGGGCGCTGATGGACGTCGCCCACACCTCCTGCTGGTTTTGGAGGTCGAACCCTCGGGTAGAAGCGCATGAGAATGTGTGTTTAGGGGGTCGGTGATGCTCGGGAAACGCAGCCTGGCCGGTTCGTCGATCGTCATCACGGGGGCGGGCACCGGGCTCGGTGCCGCCACGTCGTTGCGGCTGGCCGACGAAGGATGCCGACTACTGTTGGCGGGACGGAACGCGCAGAATCTGGCAGCGGTGGCCCGACAGTGCCGAGTGCGTGGGGGCGAGGCGGTCGTGGCTCCCGTTGACATCTCATCAACCGATGCGCAAGCTGAGCTCATCGCCAAAGCGGTGGCCTGCTTCGGCCGCATCGATGTTTGGATCTCGAATGCCGCCGTCGCCGCATACGGCCTGCTCACTCTGATACCGATGTCTGATCTGCGCCGGGTGTTGTCGGTGAACCTTCTCGCGCCGCTGGCGGATGTCCGCGCGGTCGTGCCGGCCATGCAGCAGTCCGGTGGCGGGGTGATCGTACTGGTCGGTTCCGTCCTGGCTGAAACCACGATTCCGTTCCAGGGTGCCTATACGATCGCCAAACATGCGCTGTTGGGGGCTGCGGGGACCGTGCGGCAAGAGCTACGTGCTTCCGGATGCCGTTCGGTGTCGATCAGTGTCGCGCTCCCCTCTTTTATCAACACCCCGCTCTTCGAGCACGCCGGTAACCGGACCGACCGTCAGCCCCGTCCGATGTGGCCGACCACGTCGGTGGCGCGTGCATCCAGGCAGCTGGTGAAACTGGTCAGGACGCGTCGACCTCGTGCATACCTGGGGTGGGGGAGCAGCACGATCGGTTGGGGGTCACGGCTGGCACCGGGTCTGACGGAGCGGCTGCTGGGAATCCTCGGTAGACATCAGTTCACACCCGGAGCACGAGTGACACCAGGCAGTGGAAACCTCTATGAGCCCACGCCCAACCCGTCTCAGATCGGTGGGGGCTGGATCCCCGACGACACCAGTGAGGAGATCGGCCATGGCCGTCGTTGAACGCACCATCTCGGCTCCGGTGGAAGAGGTCTTCGCAGTGCTGGCCGATGGTTGGTCGTATAGCAACTGGGTGGTGGGCACCGCCCATGTGGCCAAAGTCGACGCGGGCTGGCCTCAGGAGGGCAGCCGGATCTGGATTCGTACCGGCGTATGGCCCGTCGACGCTCCCGGCCATACGCGTTCGCTGACCTTCGAACCGCCACACCGGCTGGTTCTACGGCCGACACTGTGGCCGGCGGGTGAACTGACCGTGACGCTGACCCTGAGCACGGAATCCCCGGGGCGCACCCGGGTCAGGTTGGAGGAGGACATAGCACGGGGCCCGCTGCGGGGCTTGCGGAACAAACTCAACGATGTTCTGCTGCATGCCCGGAATGTGGCGAGCCTACGCAGATTGGCCGACATCGCCGAACGCCGACCTGCTCCTACCGAACGACCATACGAGGCCGAGCAGGGGTGAGTGCTGCGCAGTCGCTGTAACTTCAGGCTGTCGAGTAGGGCGATGAACTCGGTGCGGTCGATGGCGAGGCTGCCGAGCTGGGGTGCCTTGCTGTCGCGTACTTCGACCGGGGCGCTCGCGTGGTTGATGGTGCGGGTTTCGACACAGTTGCCGCCGCTGGGGTTGCTGCGACTGGACTTGCGCCATTTTCCAGGTGTCATCTGGGCTCACCTCCGTTGGAAGCCTGATACGCCCAACTTAGCCAGTCATGCTGCACACCAACAGATGCAGAAATGCCAAACCTTTCGGCCATGGCAGCGAAACAGCGGCCCACCTGCCCGGCGGACCGCTGCTGCGCAGTCGCTGTAACTTCAGGCTGTCCAGCAGAGCGGTGAACTCGGTGCGGTCGATGGCGAGGCTGCCGAGCTGGGGTGCCTTGCTGTCGCGTACTTCGACCGCGGCGCTCACGTGGTTGAAGGTGCGGGTCTCGACACAGTTGCCGCCTGTCGCGTTGCTGCGGCTTGCCTTGCGCCAATTACCGGGTGTCATCTCAGGTACTCCTCCAGTGGGCTTGCCTGCTTTTGGCACAGGCGGAACGTCTGCCTGTATCGAGACACTACGTCGCGGTCTTCCAGGTATCGACACCCATCCGCTGACTCGAGGAACACGAACGAGGCGGCTTCGTTTCCCGAATCAGGTTCGATGATTGTGAACGCACCAACCATCGCCGCATGCAGTCCAGTCAGTACCCGGATATCGACGGTGTCGAGGGCGGCTAGTTCACGCAATCGTGCGACCTGTCCGCTCTTGATTTCAGGCATTGAATCCAGGTAGAGCAACGCCGATTGCCCGAACACGAGCTCAACTCTGGGTGATCGATTGTCGAAGACTGCTTCCTGGCGTTGCCGACGAAGATCCTGGACTGCGGTGTCGACTTCTGTCGGATGCGGAATTTGCACGGCCTGTGTCGCACGTAGGTATTCCGGGGTTTGAACCAACCCGGGGAGGTAATCCAGCTCGAGTGATTGGATCACGTCGGCGACCGGCTCTGCCTCGTATAGCATCCGTACTTCGATTGGCAGATTTGCATGTTCGTAGACACCACGTCGTTTCGCCTGGGTCGCATAGGTAGTTAGCTTGGATAGCTCGACGGAACTAGCTCCGTAGAGTTCAGCTAGCGCACGAATCGTAGGGATCTTTGGAACGTTGATGCCCTGTTCCCATCGCCCCAAGGCTGTTCGGTCGTAACCGATGTGCTCCGCAACTTTATATACGTCAAGACCAGCGGCTTCACGTAGCCGTTTGAGCATGACACCAAGATACCGACGGCTGAGCGTTGGACGATTTGTCATTGTTCCACCACCCAAAGTGTGAAATAGCCCGTGTGGAATTCTCAGTGTAAAACACTCAGTGCGCGTTTGCTTCACAGCGTAACGACAGCAAACTACCGTGAGATGTGTGGCTCGAGATGTGGCCGCACAGGTGAAGCGGTCGGGCCCGATGAGAGCGGGCCCGACCTGGAACCATCCACGAGAGTTTGGAGAACATCATGGATGGCGCTATCAGCGTACGGGAAATCAAAGACGCTCACGAGCATCAACAGGCAGTTGCCGATACCGGCTGTGGTTCGGTGTTGGGGCGGGGTTCGTTTCTGGGGCACGGGTTCCGGATCACCCGGGGCGCCTCGCCGGAAGAGGCGCGGGTGGAGGTGTATTCGCGGGACCGTTGGTGGGTCATGGCCCGGGCCACCGGACTAACCGGTTCGACCGTCGTGTTTGTGTGGGATCGGGCGTGGCGGCGGGTGGGGCGGCCGTGGCGGGATGGCGTCGAAGCGGCGGTCGCTGAGATCCTTGCGGGGGTGCGGGATGCGGTGTGAGGGGATTGTTTACGGCACCGACCAACCACAACAGCTGCGGGGTAGGACGCTGCATATCACCAGCGGACCCACCTACGATTCCGTTCGCGCCTACGGGCTCTGGTTGCCCGGCCACCCGCTGCTGGTCACCGTCACCGGCCTCGCGATGGGGAACCCGGTCATCGCGTGGGAGTCACCGTGGCGAGAACACACCACCAGCACCTGGCGCGACACCGTCATCGAGTCGGCGATCCGGGTCAGGCGACACCACCGGCACGGAGCAGAACCTGGACAGCCCAACGGTTCCCGATCGGTTGTCGGCGATCCTCGATCGGCTGGGGTGGATGCACCGCAAGCCGGACACCACACCAAGCCACACCTGAACCCGAGGGCCCGCAACGGTTCGGGGGTGGCGGTATGACCCGTCCTGCCCGTCACTACGGGACGTTTCAACCCGAGGAAGCAGTGAAGCCACTGGAGTTGGTGTCACCGCGACCGGGGATCTTGGAGGTGCGGACCGTCTGGCGCAACCAGACCACCACGATGGTGACCATCACCGACCCGGACGTCCACATCGACATCCAATGGACCGACGGCTGGGCCGACAACCCCGCCTCCTGGCGATACGCCATCACTAATGCCGCGCTCCACCTCTACCGACAGGGAGAGGTACGAATATGCGAGGGGTGAAACCCACCGGTGCCGGCCACAACGGCACCGCAACGGGCACCACGAACCGGACACCACCGCCACCGACCATCCAATGCCGACACTGCTGCGGCGACGGACGCCAACTCGTCGAGATTCCCGTCGGCACCCGCCACGGACGACCCGTCCACCGACTCACGCCACGCAATTGTGTCCACTGTGATGGACGAGGACACGTGGCCCATTCGTCGGATCGGTGTGACGCTCGTGTGATCGCGCATCGGCCCAGCCCGGGAACCGGCTCGCGGCGCTCCGCGCCGCCCGACCGCTCCTGGAGTTAGGCGGCCCACGGGTCGGTCATCGTCGTCGCGACGGTGCCCGACCCGTGGGCCGCCCAACCGATCCCACCCCGGGCGCATCGCTGTGGACTCACGCCCGGTTCATCAGCCCCGACTCGTAGGCCACGATCACCAGTTGGGTGCGGTCTCGGGCGGACAGTTTCATCAACAGTCGACTGACGTGGGTCTTGACGGTGGCCAGGCTGACGGTCAGGAACTCCGCGATCTCGGTATTGGACAGTCCTTTGGCGATCAGCAACAGGATTTCGCGTTCCCGGGTGGTGACGTCGGCCAGTGCGCTCGCGTCGACACCCGGCGCGCTCGGCTGCCGGGTGAACTCCGAGATCAGGCGTCGCGTGACGCTGGGAGCCAGCAACCCCTCACCCGAGGCGATCACCCGGATCGCGTGCACCAGCTGCTCCGGCGGGGTGTCCTTCAGCAGGAACCCGCTGGCACCCGCGCGGAGGCTGGCCCATACGTACTCGTCGAGGTCGAACGTCGTCAGCATGAGGATCCTGGTCCCGGGTGCCGCCCGGCAGATGCGCCGGGTCGCCTCGATGCCGTCCATGCCCGGCATCCGGACGTCCATGAGGACCACGTCGGGCCGGTGACGCAACGTCAGATCGACTGCGGCCTGACCATTTTCGGCGTCGGCGACCACCGTCAGGTCGTCCTCGCAGTCGATGAGCAGGGTGAAACTGGCACGCAACAGTCGTTGGTCGTCGGCGATCAATACCGAGGTCATGCGATCGCCTCCGTCGGGAGCGGCAGCACGGCGTGCACGGTGAACCCGGTCGAGGTCGGTCCGGCGTGGAATTCGCCGTCGAAGGCGGCGACCCGCTCCGACATCCCGGTGATGCCATGTCCGGTGGACGGCATCCACTGTGGTGGCCTGGGGCGTCGGCCGTCGGCGGGACCGTCGTCGGCCACGGTGATCTCGAAGGCGTCGGGGCGTCGGCTCAGGACGACCCGGCAGTTGGTCGGCGAGGCATGCTTCATGACGTTGGTGACCGCTTCCTGGATGATCCGGTACGCCGCGAGTTCGATCCCGGCGGGGAGGTCGACGTCGGGCACGGCCGTCATCGTGACGGTCACTCCGGCGTGCGCGGCCCGGTCCACCAGTGGCGCCAGGTCGGTGAGCCCTCCCACCGGTTCCAGCGGCGAATCGGATCGCAGTGCGCCCAGTATGTACCGCATCTCGGTCAACGAGCCCTTCGCGGCCGACACGATGTCGGTGAGCGCCTCGGCTGCGGCTTCGGGCCGCTTCGAACCGACGTGGCTCGCCACCTGGGCTCGCACCGCGATGAGGCTCATCGTGTGCGCCACCACGTCGTGCAGTTCGCGCGCGATGCGCAGCCGCTCCTCCACGACCTCCTGCGCGGCGAGGCGACGCGCCGCCTCGGCCGTGGCCTCGCGGCGCCCTCGAACGGCCTGGCCCAGCGTCCACGCCACTCCCAAGGCGGCCGGGCCGACGAGCACGACCGACACCAGTTGCGCCGAGATGTCGGAGGGAGCCCCCATCGAGGTGAGACACAGCACGGCGACGGTGGTGACGATCGCGACCGGAATGGTGAAGGCATGACGGGGCGAGGGCCGACTGATCGCGACCACGTACAGCGCCATACCGGCGGCGATGAACCAGTCGTTGTGACCGTTGAGCAGGATCGAGGCGAGCGTCGCCGAACAGATCACCGCGAACACCGTCACGGGCCACAACCGGCGAACCGCGATCGGCACCGTCATCGCGGCGGCCATGACTATCAATAGCCACAGTGGTGCGTCGGGGAACAGCTGCGCGTCCGGGGCCGGAATGAGCCCCGGGTGATCGGCCGGTGTGCTGGTCGACCCCAGGACGATCGCGGCGATCGTCGCCAGGCCCAGCGCGGCGATGACGTCCAGCAGGATGAGCTGCGGTCGGGTCAGTTGGGTGGGTAGCGGTGGTGGTGCCGAGGTCACCTACCGACGGTAACCGCTGGTCGTGGCGGTGACCTCGGCCGTCGGGATGTCATACCCGAGGATGACGGATCACCCGATCGACCGCTGGGCTCGGTCGCGGGAGGGAGCCGTGAGTTCAGTCCTGACTCCGATGCCTACGACGTCGATTCGGGCGAGGCTGGCAGACGTGATCGAGATTGAAGACCTCACCAAGCGATATCGCGGCAAGACCGTGGTGGATCGGCTGTCCTTCGACGTCAAACCCGGCGCCGTGACCGGCTTCCTCGGCCCCAACGGCGCCGGGAAGACCTCCACGCTGCGCATGCTGCTGGGATTGGCCCGGCCCGATGGTGGCACCGCCCTCATCGGCGGCCGACGATACGCCGACCTCGACCGTCCGCTGTGCCATGTCGGGGCGTTGATCGACGCCGGGTCCATGCATTCGGGGCGAAGCGCTCGGGCTCATCTCACCGCGTTGGCTGCCGCCAACGGCATCTCACGCGACCGGGTCGGTCAGGTGCTGGACATCGTGGGCATGGAGTCGCAGGCGGGTGCCCGGGTCGGCAAATTCTCGCTGGGGATGCGGCAACGAATCGGCATCGCGGCGGCCCTGTTGGGCGACCCGTCGGTTCTGATCCTCGACGAACCGATCAACGGCCTCGACCCCGACGGGGTGCGGTGGATTCGAGAACTGTTGCGCGGGTTGGCATCCGAAGGACGGACCGTCCTGCTGTCCAGTCACCTGATGAGCGAGATGGAACTGACCGCCGACCGGCTGGTCATCATCGGTCGGGGCGCGATGATCGCCGACACCTCGGTCGCGGAACTGGCCGCCGAGTACTCGCAGGGCGTATCGGTGCGGACTCCGCAGGCGGGCGAATTCACCGAGGCATTGAGCCGCATCGGTGCTCAGGTGCGGGCCACATCCGACGGGGCGCTCATCGTCACCGGGCCGACCGCGCCGCAGATCGCCGAACTGGCTGCCGGAGCCGGCATCGTCCTGCACGAGGTGAGCTCTCAAAAATCCACACTGGAGGACGCATACATGCGACTGACCGCCGACGCCTCGGAGTTTCGCGGGGGTGTCACCCGATGAGTGCGACCTTCTCGGTGATCCGGGGTGAATGGATCAAACTGGTCAGTCTGCGCTCCACCTGGGTCTGCCTGGGACTGACGGTGGCGCTGTCGGTGGGACTGGGTTACCTCATCGGCATCGCCTACGGCGGCTATGTGGCCGACGGGATGGTGGAGGGCTTCGATCCGCTGTTCGCCTCGTCGATGACCCTCACGTTCGGGCTGTTGGCGTTGGTCGCGTTCGCGATCCTGGCGATGGCGGGGGAGTACAACGCCCGCACCATCCAGACCACGTTGTTGACGGTTCCGCAGCGCGGCCGGCTCTACCTGGCCAAGACCGTCGCGGCGGTCGGCTTCATCGTGATGACCGCCGTCATCGCCACCGTCGGGACGTTCGTCGTCGCGCAGTACGGGCTGGGCGAGACAGGCGTCGGGTTGGACGCGCCCGGTGCGGTGCGCACCGTCGTCGGGTCGATCATCTACCTCACGTTGATGGCCCTGTTCGCCTTCGGGATCGGCGCGATGCTGCGCAGTTCCGCCGTGGCGTTGGCGATCCTCATGCCGATTCTGTTCCTCAGTTCGCAAGGGCTGGGCAACCTCCCGGCGATCCAGGATTACGCCCAATACCTGCCCGACCAGGGCGGACAGGTCATCATGCACATCGTTCCCGAGGACGACCCGCGGTTCGCCAAGTCGTACGGCGCATGGACCGGATTGGGAATCACGGGCCTGTGGGCCCTGGCAGCCTGGATCGGCGGCTGGTTCGTCACCCGCCGTACCGAAGCCTGAACCCCATCGGGTGTCCGGGGGAACGACCCGGACACCCGATGGTGACGAATCGACCACGATATGTGGACATTCGATAACGGTTCGGTGTTCCATAGAGTGCGACCGGTTAACGAATTCGGTCTCGTCGGTGAATGTTGCCGATTATGTCCTCCGAGGTCTTTGCCTTCTGAAACGTTTCAGCTATCTTGAGTCTCGCCAGACAACCCCTCAAGGAAGCGGATGCGATGTCACGGCGTTCAATGGCGCGGCGCTCACTGACCCTCTCGGCGGTCGCCGCTCTGGTCGTCGGTGGGACGACCCTGTTCATGCAGACCAGTGCGGCGGCCGATTCGGCCGTCGACTGCACCGGCCTGGTCCACATCTCCCACCGGGGAGCCGCCGGCCTGGCCCCCGAGAACACCAAGGCCTCCATGGCACTGGCCGACGGTGCCACCCAATTCGAGGTCGACGTTCAGTTGACCTCCGACGGTCACCCCGTCCTCATGCACGACACCAACCTGGCCCGGACCACCGACGTCGCGTCGGTCTTCCCCGGCCGCGAAGCCGACCTGATCAACACCTTCACCCTGGCCGAACTGCAACAGCTCGACGCCGGAAGCTGGTTCGACTCCCGCTGGAGCGGCGAAGAGGTCCCGGTGCTCAACGACGCACTGGACTACGCCTCACCGACCGGCTCCGGCATCGTCGTCGAACTGAAGGACCCCGCCCTCAACCCGGGACTGATCGAAGCCATCGACGAGGTCATGGCCACCGACTCCCGCTGGGACGACCTGATCGCGGCCGGCAAGGTCACCTTCAGCTCCTTCGACGCCGACGAACTCAAGACCGCGCAACAGCTGCGACCCGACGTCCCGGTCCTGTGGGTCAGCTCCCTGGTCCCCGATGACACCGTCCTAGCCGACGCCGCGACCTGGGCCGACGGCTTCGGAACCCACTACCGCACCCTCGAAACCGGTGACATCGACCGGATCGAGGGTCTGGGCTTGACCTCCATGCTCTACACCATGAACAGCGTCGAGGCACTGCGCTTCGCCGTCACCGAAGGCGCCGACGCGGTCATCACCGACTTCCCCAACGTCCTGGACGCCACCTGCACGGGCACCGATCCCTTCCCGGCGGCCAACGGCATCGAGATCTCCTCGGTCCTGGCCGACCCGCCCGGTAGTGACATCCAGCCCGAGAACGGCGAGTACCTCGTTCTGACCAACACCACCGACGCCACCGTCGACGTCAGCGGCTACTACGTCAACGACGCCGTCATCAACAAGCTGCGCGTCGGCGACGGCTACTCCATCCCGCCGGGCGGTGAACTGCGTGTCTACACCGGACCCGGAACGAACACCGACACCCGCTACTACAACGGCGGAACCAGCAACGTCCTGAACAACAACGGTGACAGCCTCGCGCTGCACGACGCGAACCACACCCTGCTGGACATCTACGCCTACTGATCCGGCACCGCGCCCGGTGCCGACCGGCGGCCTCTCGTCGGCGGCACCGGTGTATCCACCCCTCCACCATCCGGGTCCCCACGACCCGTCACTCCACGAAGGAAACCCCGCGATGAAACTCATGCGCCGCATGTCCGTGGCGATAGCCGCCGGGCTCACCCTGGCGCTGTCGGCGTGCAGCTTCGGCGGCTCCGACAACATTGTGATCTCCTACAACAGCCCCGAGCAGTGGGCGAACTGGGGAGAGGTACTCAAGGCCTTCACCGCCGAGACCGGCATCCAGGCTCCCAGCGACGACAAGAACTCCGGCAAGGTCATGGCCGCGCTGGAGTCGGAGAAGAACTCGCCCGCCGGCGACACCGCCTACTACGGCATCACCTTCGGTATGGAGGCCCAGGAGGCCGGGCTGGTCGCGCCGTACGAGAACGGCAAACTGGCCGACATCCCCGACAGCCTCAAAGCCGACGACGGCAGCTGGTTCGCGGTACACCAGGGCGCGGTCGCCTTCCTCGTCAACACCGAGGCCATCGGTGACCTGGAAGTTCCACAGTGCTGGGAGGACCTGACCAAGCCCGAATACGCCGGACTGGTCAGCTGGCTCGACCCGGCCACCGCCGCCGTCGGACAGTCGGTCATGACCGCCGCCAACCTCGCGCTGGGCGGCGACTTCAACAACTGGCAGCCGGTCATCGACTGGGTCAACAAGCTCAAGGCCAACGGCCCGTTGCAGCTTCCCACCGAGACCGCGACCAACCAGTTGGCGCAGGGCGAACTGCCGATCCTGATCGACGCCGACTTCAACGGCTACCAGACCGCCAAGGCCCAGGACGCCCCGATCGAAGTGGTCCTGCCCTGCGAGGGCTCGCTGACGATGCCGTACGTCATGAGCCTGGTCAAGAACGCGCCGCACCAGGAGAACGCCGAGCAGTTCCTCGACTTCGTCCTCAGCGACGAAGCCCAGAAGCTGTTCGCCGAGTCCTTCATCCGTCCGATCCGCGACGTCGAGGTCTCCGAGGAGGTCCGCAACACCATGCTGCCGCAGGAGCAGTATGAGGAGCTGGTCGCCATCCCCGACTTCGCCGAGATGAACGCCGCCATTCCGGCCTTCCTGGACCTGTGGAAAGCCGAGGTCGCCGGCTGATGTCGGCCACCGCTTCGGCGAACCGTTCGGCACCGCGCAAGCGTCGCGGTGCCGAACGGCCCGTCTCCCTTCTACTCGGCCTGCCGCTGGCGATCGTGGTGGGATGCCTCCTGCTGTGGCCGTTGGCGGTGCTCGCCTTCAACTCGGTGGTCAGCCAGACCGACGGTGTCACCTTCGACAACTACGTCACGGTCCTGACCAGCGACCGCTATCTCAACTCGTTCCTGATCACCAGCGTTCTGGCGGTCGGTTCGACCCTGCTGGCGCTGCTGTTGTGCGTGCCAGCCGCGCTCTACATCGAACGGACGAAGTCGCGGGCCAGCCGCGGGATCGCGGTCGCGTTGACGATTCCGCTGTCGCTGCCGGGCATCGTCATCGGGTTCTTTGTGATCCTGTTGTTCGGCAACGTCGGACTGGTTCCGGTGGCGAGCAACGCGATGTTCGGCGAACCGGTCGGCGCAATGGCCTACACGTTCACCGGGCTGCTGCTGGGCTACCTCTACTTCAACATCCCCCGGGTCATCCTGGTGGTGCGCGGGGCCGTCGCCCAGATTCCCCATGACACATTGGATGCCGCGCGGACCCTGGGTGCCACCCCGTGGCACGTCTACCAGCGCGTGGTGATTCCGGCGCTGCGTCCGGCCATCGCCAGCGCCTCGGCGCTGAGCCTGGCGACGGCCTTCGGCGCGTACGGAACCGCGGTGACGTTGTCGCGCGGATACCGCGTGGTGCCGTTGGACATCGCCGACGCGTTCACCGAGAGCTTCCAGCCGCAACTGGCGGCCACGCTGAGCGTCGTGTTGGCGCTGGTGACCACGCTGATCCTGGTGATCGTGAGCCGACTCGGTGAGAAAGGTGGAAAGTTGTCATGACCTCGACAACCCCGACGCCGACGAAGGCCCGCGCCTCGATCAAGCCGAGCAAGCCGAAGGACCCGATCATCGCGACCGGGCGGGTCTTCGCCTGGATCGCGGTCCTGGTGTGCCTGGTCCCCATCCTGTTGATCGTCGTGGTGGCGACCACCCGGCAATGGCGAACCGGCATCTACAGTGGTGGGTTCACTCTGGACTGGATCATCCAGGGCTTCGACATGGTGGCGATCAACTTCGCCTACAGTTTCCAGATCGCGGTCATCGTGCTGCTGCTGAACCTGGCCATTGGCTTCCCCGCCGCCTGGTTGTTCGCGCGCAGGCAGTTCCCCGGCCGCCGCATCGCCATGGCCATCACCCAGACGCCGCTGGCGATTCCGGGTATCGCGCTGGCGATCGGTCTGATCATGGCCTACGGAACCGGCGACCTGAAGCGCTACGGCATTCTGCTGGTCTTCGGTCACCTGCTCTACACGCTGCCGTTCTTCATCGCCACGATGGTGCCGGTGCTGGGCGGCCGTCGACTTCAGGAGCTGGAGCAGGTCGCGTTGACCCTGGGCGCCGGTGGCGTTCGGCGGTTCTTGACGGTGACCGTCCCCCACGTCAAGACCGCCCTGTTGGGTGCGCTGATCCTGGTGGTGACGCTGTCGTTGGGTGAGTTCAACGTGTCGTTCTTCGTCTTCTCTCCGACGGATCCGCCACTGCCCATGGAGTTGCACTCCAGTCACAAGCAAGATGGAATCGAGATTGCCTCCGCGGTGACCGTGTGGTTCCTGGCGTTCGTGGTTCCGGCCGCGATCATCCTGGAACGCCTGGGCGGAGCGAAAGTGAGCGC
Proteins encoded:
- a CDS encoding helix-turn-helix domain-containing protein; the encoded protein is MLKRLREAAGLDVYKVAEHIGYDRTALGRWEQGINVPKIPTIRALAELYGASSVELSKLTTYATQAKRRGVYEHANLPIEVRMLYEAEPVADVIQSLELDYLPGLVQTPEYLRATQAVQIPHPTEVDTAVQDLRRQRQEAVFDNRSPRVELVFGQSALLYLDSMPEIKSGQVARLRELAALDTVDIRVLTGLHAAMVGAFTIIEPDSGNEAASFVFLESADGCRYLEDRDVVSRYRQTFRLCQKQASPLEEYLR
- a CDS encoding ABC transporter permease — translated: MSATFSVIRGEWIKLVSLRSTWVCLGLTVALSVGLGYLIGIAYGGYVADGMVEGFDPLFASSMTLTFGLLALVAFAILAMAGEYNARTIQTTLLTVPQRGRLYLAKTVAAVGFIVMTAVIATVGTFVVAQYGLGETGVGLDAPGAVRTVVGSIIYLTLMALFAFGIGAMLRSSAVALAILMPILFLSSQGLGNLPAIQDYAQYLPDQGGQVIMHIVPEDDPRFAKSYGAWTGLGITGLWALAAWIGGWFVTRRTEA
- a CDS encoding sensor histidine kinase encodes the protein MTSAPPPLPTQLTRPQLILLDVIAALGLATIAAIVLGSTSTPADHPGLIPAPDAQLFPDAPLWLLIVMAAAMTVPIAVRRLWPVTVFAVICSATLASILLNGHNDWFIAAGMALYVVAISRPSPRHAFTIPVAIVTTVAVLCLTSMGAPSDISAQLVSVVLVGPAALGVAWTLGQAVRGRREATAEAARRLAAQEVVEERLRIARELHDVVAHTMSLIAVRAQVASHVGSKRPEAAAEALTDIVSAAKGSLTEMRYILGALRSDSPLEPVGGLTDLAPLVDRAAHAGVTVTMTAVPDVDLPAGIELAAYRIIQEAVTNVMKHASPTNCRVVLSRRPDAFEITVADDGPADGRRPRPPQWMPSTGHGITGMSERVAAFDGEFHAGPTSTGFTVHAVLPLPTEAIA
- a CDS encoding response regulator — encoded protein: MTSVLIADDQRLLRASFTLLIDCEDDLTVVADAENGQAAVDLTLRHRPDVVLMDVRMPGMDGIEATRRICRAAPGTRILMLTTFDLDEYVWASLRAGASGFLLKDTPPEQLVHAIRVIASGEGLLAPSVTRRLISEFTRQPSAPGVDASALADVTTREREILLLIAKGLSNTEIAEFLTVSLATVKTHVSRLLMKLSARDRTQLVIVAYESGLMNRA
- a CDS encoding DUF397 domain-containing protein — protein: MTPGNWRKASRSNATGGNCVETRTFNHVSAAVEVRDSKAPQLGSLAIDRTEFTALLDSLKLQRLRSSGPPGRWAAVSLPWPKGLAFLHLLVCSMTG
- a CDS encoding ATP-binding cassette domain-containing protein; amino-acid sequence: MIEIEDLTKRYRGKTVVDRLSFDVKPGAVTGFLGPNGAGKTSTLRMLLGLARPDGGTALIGGRRYADLDRPLCHVGALIDAGSMHSGRSARAHLTALAAANGISRDRVGQVLDIVGMESQAGARVGKFSLGMRQRIGIAAALLGDPSVLILDEPINGLDPDGVRWIRELLRGLASEGRTVLLSSHLMSEMELTADRLVIIGRGAMIADTSVAELAAEYSQGVSVRTPQAGEFTEALSRIGAQVRATSDGALIVTGPTAPQIAELAAGAGIVLHEVSSQKSTLEDAYMRLTADASEFRGGVTR
- a CDS encoding glycerophosphodiester phosphodiesterase family protein, whose protein sequence is MSRRSMARRSLTLSAVAALVVGGTTLFMQTSAAADSAVDCTGLVHISHRGAAGLAPENTKASMALADGATQFEVDVQLTSDGHPVLMHDTNLARTTDVASVFPGREADLINTFTLAELQQLDAGSWFDSRWSGEEVPVLNDALDYASPTGSGIVVELKDPALNPGLIEAIDEVMATDSRWDDLIAAGKVTFSSFDADELKTAQQLRPDVPVLWVSSLVPDDTVLADAATWADGFGTHYRTLETGDIDRIEGLGLTSMLYTMNSVEALRFAVTEGADAVITDFPNVLDATCTGTDPFPAANGIEISSVLADPPGSDIQPENGEYLVLTNTTDATVDVSGYYVNDAVINKLRVGDGYSIPPGGELRVYTGPGTNTDTRYYNGGTSNVLNNNGDSLALHDANHTLLDIYAY
- a CDS encoding SDR family NAD(P)-dependent oxidoreductase codes for the protein MLGKRSLAGSSIVITGAGTGLGAATSLRLADEGCRLLLAGRNAQNLAAVARQCRVRGGEAVVAPVDISSTDAQAELIAKAVACFGRIDVWISNAAVAAYGLLTLIPMSDLRRVLSVNLLAPLADVRAVVPAMQQSGGGVIVLVGSVLAETTIPFQGAYTIAKHALLGAAGTVRQELRASGCRSVSISVALPSFINTPLFEHAGNRTDRQPRPMWPTTSVARASRQLVKLVRTRRPRAYLGWGSSTIGWGSRLAPGLTERLLGILGRHQFTPGARVTPGSGNLYEPTPNPSQIGGGWIPDDTSEEIGHGRR
- a CDS encoding SRPBCC family protein, which translates into the protein MAVVERTISAPVEEVFAVLADGWSYSNWVVGTAHVAKVDAGWPQEGSRIWIRTGVWPVDAPGHTRSLTFEPPHRLVLRPTLWPAGELTVTLTLSTESPGRTRVRLEEDIARGPLRGLRNKLNDVLLHARNVASLRRLADIAERRPAPTERPYEAEQG